From Solea solea chromosome 20, fSolSol10.1, whole genome shotgun sequence, one genomic window encodes:
- the rp9 gene encoding retinitis pigmentosa 9 protein, whose product MSDKKRRREKEDRRDHKRRKTSKHDLEKLKTQTTKLNQEVQKLKHVETFYEMPPPGLIKENDEKPEDCIPAEPGNEAARTFLAKAPTRGLWMPLGKEVKVMQCWRCKRYGHRTGDKECPFFIKGNQKLEQFRVAHEDPMYDVIRENKRNAKETRIQQLQQLLQDTTSSSDTDSSSSSSSSSDHHRGKKQKSRKDKKKKDAKKKKRKSKREHKSSKASGSSDTD is encoded by the exons ATGTCGGACAAAAAGCGAAGACGTGAGAAGGAGGACAGACGAGACCATAAGAGACGCAAGACATCCAAACATGATCTGGAGAAACTCAAAACACAAACGACTAAACTCAACCAAGAAGTCCAGAAACTAAAACACGTCGAGACATT cTATGAAATGCCACCACCTGGACTCATAAAG GAGAATGATGAAAAACCAGAGGACTGCATTCCTGCGGAACCAGGAAATGAAGCAGCCAGGACCTTCCTGGCAAAAGCCCCCACTAGGGGGCTGTGGATGCCTCTGGGGAAAGAAGTAAAAGTGATGCAGT gctGGAGATGTAAGCGTTACGGTCACAGGACAGGAGACAAGGAGTGTCCTTTCTTCATCAAAGGCAACCAGAAATTGGAACAATTTCGAGta gctcATGAAGACCCAATGTATGACGTCATTCGGGAAAACAAGCGGAATGCAAAAGAAACCAG GAtccagcagctacagcagctgcttcaggacaccacctcctcctctgacacAGACAGCtcatcctcctcgtcctcctcctctgatcaCCATCGCGGCAAGAAGCAGAAAAGCAGGAAggacaaaaagaagaaggacgccaagaagaaaaagagaaagagcaaGCGAGAGCACAAGTCGTCCAAAGCCAGTGGCAGCTCGGATACAGATTAG